The DNA sequence GAACGTGTCGCCGCCGCGACGCCGGAGACGATCGTCCGGCGCGTGCGTGGCCTGTCGGATCGGGCGATCGCCTGGGTATTCGTCCTGCCGACTATGGCGCTGCTCCTCGCCATCAACATCTTTCCGTTGATTTGGACGATCCGGCTCTCCTTCACCAACTACCGGGTGAACCGCGCGAATGCGCCGCTCCGCTGGGTCGGCATCGACAACTATGTCAGCATCCTGACCGATCCCGACATCTGGAGCAGCATGCAGGTGACCGCTCGCTTCGTCTTCTGGACGATCGCGATCGAGACGATTCTCGGCTTCCTCCTCGCCGTTCTCATCGACCGCAAGTTCCGCGGCCACGGCTTCTGGACCACCGTCATTCTCATTCCGATGATGCTGTCTCCGGCCGTCGTCGGCAATTTCTGGACATTCCTCTATCAGCCGCAGATCGGCCTTTTCAACTACGCCGCCTCGTTCATCGCCGGCATCCCGCCGTCCTCGTTCCAGATGATCGGCGATGTCAGCCTGGCACCGTGGTCGATCGTGATCGTCGATGTCTGGATGTGGACGCCCTATGTAATGCTGATCTGCCTCGCCGGGCTCCGCTCCATTCCCGGCTACATCTACGAGGCAGCAGAGGTCGACCGGGCCTCGGCCTGGCGGCAGTTCTGGTCGATCACGCTCCCCTTGGCGCTGCCCTTCATCATGCTGGCGGTGCTGTTCCGCGGCATCGAGAACTTCAAGATGTTCGATATGGTCAATCTCTTGACCAATGGCGGTCCGGGATCGACGACAGAGCTCGCCTCCATCACTTTGAAGCGCGAAGCCTTCGAAAAGTGGCGGACAGGCTATTCCTCCGCCTTCGCGATCGTCCTCTTCGTCGCCATCTTCGGGCTTGCCAACATCTACGTGAAGGCGCTCAACCAGGTGAAGCAGCGATGAGCGGCGGCATCACCGCATATTCGGTCGTCGAGCCCAGCGCCTGGTCCAGGCGTGTGGCCGCGGCGTTGGTGGTGCTCTACGCGCTCGTCTCGATGGTGCCGCTCGTGTGGATCGTCATCACCGGCTTCAAGACGCCGCCCGATTCGATCGCCTATCCCCCGAAGCTGGTTTTTTCGCCGTCGCTGGAAGGCTACGTCAATCTCTTTACCACTCGCTCGCGGCAAACGCCGGAGTACATCCACAGCCTGCCGCCGGCGCAATCCTGGTACGAGGAGCTCGTGCGTTCCCGCAACATGGTGATCGCCGGACCGTCCAAATATCTGCCGCGCTACATCAACTCGCTCGTCATCGGTTTCGGCTCGACGTTCTTGGCGATCCTCTTCGGCACCGCCGCCGCCTATGCCTTCTCCCGCTTCAAGGTGCCGCTCAAGGACGATCTGCTTTTCTTCATCCTGTCGACCCGGATGATGCCGCCGATCGCGGTCGCCATTCCGATCTATCTCATGTACCGCGAGCTCGGCCTCACCGACACCAAGCTCGGCATGATCCTGCTCTATACCGCCGTCAATCTCTCGCTGGCGGTCTGGCTGCTCAAGGGCTTCATCGACGAGATTCCTCGGGAATACGAGGAGGCGGCGATGATCGACGGCTATACGCGCCTGCAGGCTTTCTGGAAGGTGGTTCTGCCACAGGCCTCGACCGGCATCGCGGCGACGGCGATCTTCTGCCTGATCTTCGCCTGGAACGAATATGCCTTCGCCGTGCTGCTGACCTCAGGCGAAGCGCAGACGACGCCACCATTCATTCCCTTCATCATCGGTGAAGGCGGACAGGATTGGCCCGCGGTGGCCGCCGGCTCCACGCTCTTCCTGATCCCGATCGTGGTCTTCACCGTGCTGCTGCGCAAGCTGCTCTTGCGCGGCATCACCTTCGGAGCGGTGCGTCGATGAGCGACCATCTCGATCAAGGGATGCTCAAGGGCTCGCCGCTCGCCCGAATCTTCCGGCGACGGCCTTGGGAGACCCTCGCGACGGTGCTGATCGCGACCGGCATCCTCATGCTGATGCAGCCGATATCCCTCGAGCTCTATACCCATTCCTTCGCCACCATTCTCTTCGGCACGGTGATGTTCATCATCGTCTCGAAGTTTCCCGACTGAGGCGCGCCTTCGATGGCCGAGATCAGAGTCGAAGCCCTGTGCAAGACCTTCGGCGATTTCCTCGCCGTCAAGGGTTCGACCTTCACGGTCGCGAGCGGGGAGTTCTTCTGCCTCCTCGGGCCCTCCGGCTGCGGCAAGACAACGACCTTGCGCATGATCGCCGGCCTGGAGCTGCCGACTTCGGGCCGTATCCTGCTTGGCGGCGAGGACGTGACCTTCCGACGCGCCGCCGAGCGCGACATCGCATTCGTCTTCCAGCTGTTCGCCCTCTATCCGCATATGAGCGTGCGCGCCAATATCGCCTTTCCGCTGAAGTGCCAGGGCATGCGCCGCGCCGAGATTCGCCCGGTGGTCGAGACCGCGGCCCGCATCCTGCGCATCACCAATCTCCTGGATCGACCGGTCTCGGGCCTCACCTCGGGCGATCGGCAGCGAGTCGCGCTCGGCCGCGCCATCGTGCGCCAGCCCAAAGCGTTCATGATGGACGAGCCGCTCGGCGCGTTGGACTCCGAGCTCCGACATATCATGATCGCGGAGCTGCGGATGCTGCACAATCGCCTCCAGGCGACGACGATTTATGTCACCCATGACCAGCTGGAGGCGATGGCCATGGCCGATAAGGTCGCGGTCATGAGCAAGGGCGAGATCGTGCAGCTGGGCACGCCGAAGGAGATCTATGAGCGGCCGGCATCGCTGTTTGTCGCGGATTTCATCGGCTCGCCCTCGATGAACTTCCTGGACTTTCGCTCCGGGCTTAGTAGGGGTACGGCCTCGATTCGGCTGGGCGAAGGCATCGTCGAGGTGCCGGAGATACACGAGGATCTGGAGGAGCGAGATCTCGTTCTTGGCGTCCGCCCCGAGCATGTACGGATCGCCGAGCGCGGCATCATGCCGGCGGACGTGTTCGGCACGGAATATCTCGGCACCATGCAGCTGGTGACGCTCGCCACCCCACACGGCATGCTGCGGGCGCGGATCGCGGCAAATGTGCCGGTCAGGCGAGGCGAGCGCGTCGCCGTGAATTTCCTCGCCCCCAAGCTATCGCTGTTCGAAAAGTCTTCGGGGCGAGCGGTTAGAACCGGTCGCGCGATGGGAGAGCTCCGTGGCTGAGGTCGTCATCCGGGGCGTGACCAAGCATTTCGGTCGCCTTGCCGCCGTCAGCGATCTCACGCTTGCGGTCGGCGACGGCGAGTTCGTGGCGCTACTGGGACCGACCGGAGCGGGTAAGACCACGACCCTGCGCTTGGTCGCAGGGCTGGAGCGGCCCGATGCCGGCTGCATCAGCATTGCCGGACGCGAGGTGACGCGGGCCTCGCCCGCCGAGCGCGACGTCACCTTCGTCTTTCAGCAATATTCGCTCTATCCGCATCTCACGGTGTACGACAATTTGGCGTTTCCGCTGCGTTCGCCGCTTCGCCGCCTGCCGGAGGAGGACGTCCGCCGGCGGGTCCACGAAGTGGCCGAGCTGCTTCGCATCGGCGCCAAGCTAAAGAACCGGGCGACCCAGCTCTCTGGTGGCGAAATGCAGCGTGTCGCCATCGGCCGCGCCCTCGTGCGCCGGCCTTCCGTCTATCTCATGGACGAGCCGCTGTCCTCGCTCGACGCCAAGCTCAGAGGCGAGTTGCGGCTGGAGCTGAAGCGCATCCAGCAGGATCTGGGCGCCACCATACTCTATGTGACACACGACCAGATCGAGGCTATGACCATGGCGACCCGCATCGGCGTGATCGAGCGGGGCCGGCTCGTCCAGCTCGATACGCCGCGCGAGATTTACGAGAACCCGAGAAACGTCCATGTCGCGGCCCGGCTCGGCCATCCCGGCATCAATCTTGTGCCGCGCAGCCTGTTTCCCGAGCTGGGCGCGCCCGGGGCGGCGACGGTGATCGGAGCACGCACCGAGCAGCTTGCGATCGCGAAGGCGGGTCCAGGGACCGCGCGCGGGCGGGTAACATGGATCGAGCATCTGGGTGACCGCAACCATCTGCACGTGCGGATCGGCGACAGCGAGGTCGTCACACTCGCCGATCCCGATGCCGAGCTCGGCGTCGGTGACGATGTATCGGTCGAAGTGGTAAGGCCGCTCTACTTCGACGCCAATGGTGACCGCATTGCCGCTTGACAATTTCACAGGAGCATCCGCGGGCGATGAATTCGGAGCGCCGATGCCGTCGGAGGGATTGATGTTGGCTGACCCCGCCGAGCGCCTGCGGGCGCTCAACGCCTGCGCCGATGTGGTGGCGCAGAACACGCGCTTGCTGACCGATCTAGACGCTGCGATCGGCGATGGCGACCACGGCACCAACATGAGCCGCGGCTTCAAGGCGCTCAAGGAGGCGGCGGAAGATCTCATTCAAGCCGCGCCCGGAGCGATGCTGCAGCGCGCCGGCACCATTCTCGTCGCCACCGTCGGCGGTGCCTCTGGGCCGCTTTACGGCAGCCTGCTGATGGCGATGGGCAAGGCGGCGGGAACGGCGGAGACGCTCGATCTGCCGTTGTTGACCGAGATGCTGAGCGAGGGGGTGAGCGCGGTCGGTCGTCGCGGCAAGGCGAGCCCGGGGGAGAAGACCTTGCTTGACGTGCTCGTTCCGGTCAGGGACGCGCTCAAGCAGTCGCTCGCCCACGGCGCCCGGCCCTTCGATCTCGCCCACAGGGTCGCCGACACGGCCGAGCAGGCTTTGGAGGCGACGCGACCGCTCAGGGCGACGAAAGGGCGCGCCTCGTTCCTGGGCGAGCGCAGTATCGGCCATCTCGATCCCGGCGCCGCCTCGGCCCGGCTGTTGGTCTCCGCGCTTTGCCAGCTCGTGGGAGAAGAGCGATGAGCCGAACCGTCGCAATCGTCGTCGTCTCCCATTCCTCGGATATCGCCAAAGGCACCGTCGACATGGTCCGGCAGATGGTCGGCGACAGCGTGCCTGTCGCCTGGTGCGGAGGCAATCCGGCCGGCGGTCTCGGGACCGACGTGAATGCCATCAAGAGCCGAATCGAGAGCGTATGGAGCGAAGCCGGCGTCGCGGTCCTGGTCGACCTCGGCGGTGCGGAGATGAACGCTGAAATGGCCATCGAAATGCTGGATGAGAAGCGGCGCGCCAAGGTCGTGCTGTGCGCGGCGCCGATCGTCGAGGGGGCGGTCATGGCGGCAACGCAAGCCTCGACCGGCAGCTCCTTGGATGAGGTGCGCGAAGCGGCGGAAGAAGTCGGCTGAAGGGTTCGAGGAGAGCGGAACGATGTCGAGATCGGGTTCCAAACCCAAGGAGGCGCCCGCAAGCCCGCCGGAGAATCCGGTGGGCACCGCGGCGCTGGTCGTTCCGCTGCGCAATGCGGTGGGATTGCACGCAAGGCCCGCGGTCAAGCTCACGCAGTTGGCAGCCCGCTTCGCCGCCACAATCGAGCTCAGGGTCGGAGAGGAGGGCGACTGGGTCGACGCGAAGAGCATCGTCCGGGTCATGGGCCTGAAGGCGCGGACTGGAACCGTGCTGCAGCTGCGCGCGGTCGGAGCCGACGCCGCCGAGGCTCTCGGCAACATCGAGAAGCTGGTGCTCGGTGACTTCGAACAGACATCCTGAGCCGAGCCGCCTGCGTCCGCCGGCCGCTGCCGGCCCCGAGGAGCGGGGCGCGGCATCGGCGCCGACGCGCGGCGAACGGACCTTGCCGGCGCAAATTGCCTCCCCGGGGCTTACCTGGGGCCCGGTCCGCCGGCTGGCCGCGGCGAGGTCTTGCGGCGTGGCCCAGCCGGAGCAGGGACCGCTTGGACCCGAGGTCGAATCCGAGAAGGTCCAATCCGCGCTCCGGCTGGCGCGCGCGCAGCTGGGCGAGCTCGCCCAGGACGGCAGCAGTCTCGCCGCCGACCTTCTGGCCTTTCAGATTGCGCTCACCGAGGACGCGGAGCTCACGCGCCCGGCGCTCGTTGCCATTGCCGCGGGCGAGGATGCCGGCAGGGCCTGGCGCGGGGCGCTGGACACCGAGATCGACGCCTACCGCCGGAGCGGCGACGAGTATTTCGCCCAGCGCGCCCAGGATCTCGTCGATCTGCGCGACCGCGTCTCCAGCCTCATCGATGGGGCTCTCACCCCGCCGCCCCCGCAAGAAGGCAGCATCCTCGTCGTCGACGAGCTCACCCCGTCGCGCTTTCTTGAGGTGGACTGGAAGCGCTACGCCGGCGTCGTATCGAGCGCGGGCGGCATCACCAGCCACGTCGCCATGCTGGCACGAGCGCGCGGCGTGCCGATGCTGATCGGACCGAAAGTGAGCAGCGTCGACACCGACGGCGGAACGCCGGCCATCCTCGATGCAGTATTGGGTGTGCTCATCCTCGACCCGGAGCCGGCGACCTTCGTCTCTTGCGCGGGGCGGCGTCGGGCGCGCGCCGGGAATGCGGCGGCGGCGCTATCGGCGGCCACCGCGCCTGCGATCTCCGCCAATGGGGTTCCCGTCGCTGTCTATCTCAACGTCGACGATCCAGGCCGGTTGGCCGCCGTCAGTCCCGATTTGTGCGATGGCATCGGGCTCACGCGCACTGAATTCCTGTTTCGCGCCGGCGAGGCCTTGCCGGACGAGGAAGCCCAGCTCCGCATCTACCGGCAATTGCTCGATTGGGCTGGCGGCAGGCCGGTCACCATCCGCACTTTGGACGCGGGCGGGGACAAGCCGATTCCCGGCTTGACGCCGGAGGGCGAGCAGAATCCGTTCCTGGGCGTGCGCGGCTTGCGTCTGTCGCTGCGTCGCCCGGAGATCTTCGCAGTGCAGCTGAGGGCGCTGGCGCGCGCGGCGCCGTCCGGCAACCTCAAGGTCATGGTGCCGATGGTGACGAGGCCGGAGGAGCTGGCGGCGGCGCGCATGATGATGGTCCGGGAGGTCGAGGCGCTCACGGCGCGCGGAATTGCCGCCGCCATGCCCGCCTTCGGCATGATGGTCGAGGTCCCGGCGGCGGCGCTTACCGCTGCGGACTTCGCCGCCGATTTTCTCTCCATCGGCACCAACGACCTCCTGCAGTATTTGGCGGCCGCGGGCCGCGATCGCGCCGAGCTCGCCGATCTGCAGGATCCCTTGCAGCCCGCCATGCTTGCGGTCATCGCGCAAGTCGCGGCGGCAGGGCGGGCCCGCGGCGTCGAGGTCAGCGTCTGCGGCGAGATGGCCGGGTTGCCCCATTGCGTGCCGGCGCTCCTGAAGGCGGGTATCCGCGCGCTTTCCGTCGCCGCGACGGCGGCGCCGGCAGTGAAGGCGGCGATCCGCGCCGCGGAGACGTAGCCCGATGAGCGGCACCGGCGATCCGGCCGCGGCGGCGATCCAGGCCGACGCGCCGCCGACGCGCCAAGCGCTGATCGGCGGCTACAAGGTGTTGCTCCGCCGCTACATCGACATGCGCCCCTCCGGCATGCGCCTGAAGATCGCCCGCGTGCTCGGCACGCATCGCAGCTTCGTCTCCCAGATCACCAACCCGAACGATCCCACACCGATTCCCGCCCGCCACCTGCCGGCCATCTTCGACATCTGCCACTTCTCCGATCGCGAGCGCGAGACCCTGCTCGCGGCCTACCTGCTGGCGCATCCGCGCCAGGCCCGCGAGCTCAGGCCCGGAGAGCCGGGGCACGCGCATTATCGGACCTTGCATGTGGAGATCCCCGTACTCGAGGATCCGGTCCGTCAGGCGAAGCTCGAAGCGTTGGTCCGCGACTTCGTCCAGCGAATCGTGTCCCTGCTGCAGAAGGAATGACCGCGTCCGGGGCGGTGGGTTCGAGGGGAGGTGCCGAATGAAAAAATTCATGAATACGGTCGAGGGAGTTCTGGCGGAGAGCCTCAAGGGATTCGCCTCTGCCCATCGCGACATCGTGCGCCTCAACGCCAAGCCGGCGGTGATC is a window from the Pseudomonadota bacterium genome containing:
- a CDS encoding sugar ABC transporter permease, which translates into the protein MHEAAASASVAERVAAATPETIVRRVRGLSDRAIAWVFVLPTMALLLAINIFPLIWTIRLSFTNYRVNRANAPLRWVGIDNYVSILTDPDIWSSMQVTARFVFWTIAIETILGFLLAVLIDRKFRGHGFWTTVILIPMMLSPAVVGNFWTFLYQPQIGLFNYAASFIAGIPPSSFQMIGDVSLAPWSIVIVDVWMWTPYVMLICLAGLRSIPGYIYEAAEVDRASAWRQFWSITLPLALPFIMLAVLFRGIENFKMFDMVNLLTNGGPGSTTELASITLKREAFEKWRTGYSSAFAIVLFVAIFGLANIYVKALNQVKQR
- a CDS encoding carbohydrate ABC transporter permease, with the protein product MSGGITAYSVVEPSAWSRRVAAALVVLYALVSMVPLVWIVITGFKTPPDSIAYPPKLVFSPSLEGYVNLFTTRSRQTPEYIHSLPPAQSWYEELVRSRNMVIAGPSKYLPRYINSLVIGFGSTFLAILFGTAAAYAFSRFKVPLKDDLLFFILSTRMMPPIAVAIPIYLMYRELGLTDTKLGMILLYTAVNLSLAVWLLKGFIDEIPREYEEAAMIDGYTRLQAFWKVVLPQASTGIAATAIFCLIFAWNEYAFAVLLTSGEAQTTPPFIPFIIGEGGQDWPAVAAGSTLFLIPIVVFTVLLRKLLLRGITFGAVRR
- a CDS encoding ABC transporter ATP-binding protein, which gives rise to MAEIRVEALCKTFGDFLAVKGSTFTVASGEFFCLLGPSGCGKTTTLRMIAGLELPTSGRILLGGEDVTFRRAAERDIAFVFQLFALYPHMSVRANIAFPLKCQGMRRAEIRPVVETAARILRITNLLDRPVSGLTSGDRQRVALGRAIVRQPKAFMMDEPLGALDSELRHIMIAELRMLHNRLQATTIYVTHDQLEAMAMADKVAVMSKGEIVQLGTPKEIYERPASLFVADFIGSPSMNFLDFRSGLSRGTASIRLGEGIVEVPEIHEDLEERDLVLGVRPEHVRIAERGIMPADVFGTEYLGTMQLVTLATPHGMLRARIAANVPVRRGERVAVNFLAPKLSLFEKSSGRAVRTGRAMGELRG
- a CDS encoding ABC transporter ATP-binding protein, which translates into the protein MAEVVIRGVTKHFGRLAAVSDLTLAVGDGEFVALLGPTGAGKTTTLRLVAGLERPDAGCISIAGREVTRASPAERDVTFVFQQYSLYPHLTVYDNLAFPLRSPLRRLPEEDVRRRVHEVAELLRIGAKLKNRATQLSGGEMQRVAIGRALVRRPSVYLMDEPLSSLDAKLRGELRLELKRIQQDLGATILYVTHDQIEAMTMATRIGVIERGRLVQLDTPREIYENPRNVHVAARLGHPGINLVPRSLFPELGAPGAATVIGARTEQLAIAKAGPGTARGRVTWIEHLGDRNHLHVRIGDSEVVTLADPDAELGVGDDVSVEVVRPLYFDANGDRIAA
- the dhaL gene encoding dihydroxyacetone kinase subunit L; translated protein: MVTALPLDNFTGASAGDEFGAPMPSEGLMLADPAERLRALNACADVVAQNTRLLTDLDAAIGDGDHGTNMSRGFKALKEAAEDLIQAAPGAMLQRAGTILVATVGGASGPLYGSLLMAMGKAAGTAETLDLPLLTEMLSEGVSAVGRRGKASPGEKTLLDVLVPVRDALKQSLAHGARPFDLAHRVADTAEQALEATRPLRATKGRASFLGERSIGHLDPGAASARLLVSALCQLVGEER
- a CDS encoding PTS-dependent dihydroxyacetone kinase phosphotransferase subunit DhaM, translating into MSRTVAIVVVSHSSDIAKGTVDMVRQMVGDSVPVAWCGGNPAGGLGTDVNAIKSRIESVWSEAGVAVLVDLGGAEMNAEMAIEMLDEKRRAKVVLCAAPIVEGAVMAATQASTGSSLDEVREAAEEVG
- a CDS encoding HPr family phosphocarrier protein codes for the protein MSRSGSKPKEAPASPPENPVGTAALVVPLRNAVGLHARPAVKLTQLAARFAATIELRVGEEGDWVDAKSIVRVMGLKARTGTVLQLRAVGADAAEALGNIEKLVLGDFEQTS
- a CDS encoding phosphoenolpyruvate--protein phosphotransferase, translating into MPAQIASPGLTWGPVRRLAAARSCGVAQPEQGPLGPEVESEKVQSALRLARAQLGELAQDGSSLAADLLAFQIALTEDAELTRPALVAIAAGEDAGRAWRGALDTEIDAYRRSGDEYFAQRAQDLVDLRDRVSSLIDGALTPPPPQEGSILVVDELTPSRFLEVDWKRYAGVVSSAGGITSHVAMLARARGVPMLIGPKVSSVDTDGGTPAILDAVLGVLILDPEPATFVSCAGRRRARAGNAAAALSAATAPAISANGVPVAVYLNVDDPGRLAAVSPDLCDGIGLTRTEFLFRAGEALPDEEAQLRIYRQLLDWAGGRPVTIRTLDAGGDKPIPGLTPEGEQNPFLGVRGLRLSLRRPEIFAVQLRALARAAPSGNLKVMVPMVTRPEELAAARMMMVREVEALTARGIAAAMPAFGMMVEVPAAALTAADFAADFLSIGTNDLLQYLAAAGRDRAELADLQDPLQPAMLAVIAQVAAAGRARGVEVSVCGEMAGLPHCVPALLKAGIRALSVAATAAPAVKAAIRAAET